Proteins from a genomic interval of Desulfofustis limnaeus:
- a CDS encoding type II toxin-antitoxin system Phd/YefM family antitoxin has protein sequence MQKVNVKEARREISRLLDEVQGGGEVIICRRGKPVARLTRVDQRCTKALRFPDRKAFRAGLPETKSTGAVLVRELRDERG, from the coding sequence ATGCAGAAGGTAAATGTCAAAGAAGCGCGTCGAGAAATCAGCCGGCTGCTTGACGAGGTGCAGGGGGGCGGCGAAGTCATTATCTGCAGAAGAGGGAAACCGGTGGCACGTTTGACCCGGGTTGACCAACGATGCACGAAGGCGCTGCGGTTTCCCGACCGCAAAGCGTTCAGGGCCGGCTTGCCGGAGACGAAAAGTACGGGAGCGGTGTTGGTGCGGGAATTGAGAGATGAACGAGGCTGA
- the dctP gene encoding TRAP transporter substrate-binding protein DctP yields the protein MSRQPFWLIAFCLVLFLLGSPRGTPAAPEHLFKIASLAPEGSVWVNSFKEFAAEVTEKTGGSVEFRIYPGGVMGDDRAMYRKMRVGQLHGGGFTMTGIADIVPDFRIMAIPFLFRSYEEVDQVSRDLQPLFTSRFADKGLHLVAMTEVGFIYTFSNKPRATIDDLKLAKAWSPANDPLSAGFLESLGISPISLTIPDVLSSLQTGLIDTAFNSLYGSIVLQWFTSAPYVTDQPYGYAYGAFILDGKAFDRLSEAQRTAVAAAAANHFPDLISKTRQSNDESRQVLMERGVTFVPTAAETVATLEKHRDLTVEKLVGQAFSEEIYQAAASSLDHLRGTPVGHAQP from the coding sequence ATGTCACGGCAGCCCTTTTGGCTTATCGCTTTTTGCCTCGTTCTCTTCCTGCTCGGCTCCCCTCGTGGGACCCCGGCTGCGCCTGAGCATCTCTTCAAAATCGCCAGCCTGGCCCCGGAAGGATCGGTCTGGGTGAACTCGTTCAAGGAATTCGCCGCCGAGGTCACCGAGAAAACCGGCGGCTCCGTCGAGTTTCGCATCTACCCGGGCGGGGTCATGGGCGACGACCGGGCCATGTACCGCAAGATGCGGGTCGGCCAATTGCACGGCGGCGGTTTCACCATGACCGGGATTGCCGATATCGTCCCCGACTTCCGGATCATGGCCATTCCCTTCCTGTTCCGCTCCTACGAGGAGGTGGACCAGGTCAGCCGCGACCTGCAGCCGCTGTTCACCAGCCGTTTTGCCGACAAGGGACTGCACCTGGTTGCGATGACCGAGGTCGGCTTCATCTACACCTTTTCCAACAAACCGCGCGCCACCATCGACGACCTGAAGCTGGCCAAGGCCTGGTCCCCCGCCAACGATCCACTCAGCGCCGGCTTTCTGGAAAGCCTCGGCATCAGCCCCATCTCGCTCACCATCCCCGACGTGCTGTCCTCTCTGCAGACCGGACTGATCGACACCGCCTTCAACTCGCTGTACGGCTCGATCGTTTTGCAATGGTTCACCTCCGCGCCATACGTCACCGATCAGCCATACGGTTACGCCTACGGCGCTTTCATCCTGGACGGCAAGGCCTTCGATCGATTGTCCGAGGCGCAGCGGACAGCCGTCGCCGCGGCAGCAGCGAACCATTTTCCCGATCTGATCAGCAAGACCCGGCAGTCCAACGACGAATCGCGCCAGGTGCTGATGGAGCGGGGCGTAACCTTTGTGCCGACCGCGGCGGAGACGGTGGCAACGCTGGAAAAGCATCGCGATCTGACGGTGGAAAAACTGGTCGGCCAAGCCTTTTCGGAAGAGATCTACCAGGCGGCTGCCTCTTCATTGGACCACCTGCGGGGCACGCCAGTCGGCCATGCCCAGCCCTGA
- the hpt gene encoding hypoxanthine phosphoribosyltransferase has protein sequence MERGIERILVSEQEIAATVARLGREITAHYREAGGELLVVGLLRGSFVFMADLVRQIRLPLTVDFMIVSSYGTGTTSSGEVQLVMDCNQSIAGKDVLLVEDIVDTGRTLVKVLELLRLRGPRSLKVCSFLSKPSRRQVEVAIDFCGCTIPDEFACGYGLDYAGKYRNLPYVGVLEQT, from the coding sequence ATGGAGCGAGGTATCGAGCGGATTTTGGTTTCCGAGCAGGAGATCGCGGCAACGGTGGCCCGGTTGGGCCGGGAGATTACCGCCCACTACCGGGAAGCAGGCGGTGAGCTGTTGGTGGTCGGACTGCTGCGCGGATCATTTGTCTTCATGGCCGATCTGGTGCGGCAGATCAGGTTGCCGTTGACAGTCGACTTCATGATCGTCTCCAGCTACGGTACCGGCACGACAAGCAGCGGAGAGGTGCAGCTGGTGATGGACTGCAACCAATCAATCGCCGGCAAGGATGTCCTGCTGGTGGAGGATATTGTCGATACCGGTCGGACCCTGGTCAAGGTGCTTGAGCTGCTCCGTCTTCGCGGACCCCGCTCCTTGAAGGTCTGCAGTTTTTTGAGCAAACCGTCGCGACGGCAGGTGGAGGTGGCGATCGACTTCTGCGGCTGCACCATTCCCGATGAGTTTGCTTGTGGCTATGGCCTTGACTACGCTGGAAAATACCGAAATCTCCCGTACGTGGGAGTGCTCGAGCAAACCTGA
- a CDS encoding lysylphosphatidylglycerol synthase domain-containing protein, translating to MAISRQRLYQIVPRLILSGAVSAALLGVLIHFSLSSAEPAIWSSLVGILSSFSLWFVLLYTVLLLIRSVLQALRYRMLLLTAEGTAPSLFHLLLVTMSRNMFVDMLPARLGELIYIAMLNRGYRVSAQACVSSLAISFVFDLVALAVLIVVLLFGQLFAGNLQPWLAGALVVLMLLIGVLLVLLFPTLAVMTRLLKKRVSTAGRMMERLIGLLERIRQALDDTRHAGIAGRVLGLSVGIRIAKYLGMYCLFAGVVQTAFPELTTRLLVVLPALIGAEAGASLPVPAFMGFGTYEAAGMLALVALGATQATSFLVMLAMHVISQMVDYLFGITGVLLFLFKSQVLPPVVGVGRTSRRWPVILLLSLLLGAAVLFAAFEYRKIAKRGAIQAPPQGESVAPQELPGRELLGDLDGFVVWSSNRAGSHDIYRLSLPDGRISRLTSDPHTDYYPRISPDGKRIVFARSHEPWVSQRNVYPWDVWLLDLETGEERRIARNGTVPTWSGDGKRVFFQRQATEVVALNLASGKEQVLYKAGDTVAVPPKTELQTPDLSRRGDRLAVTFRQTMRATAVVEPDGTTRQIGKGCQLNWGPDDAYLYRIDDGGRMGNSLYRIDPTSYEATRWFDAPGAWSHEYFPRVAATGDVLVYGASAEGHEHDTADYEIFLWFIDQPETQTVRLTYHTGNDCWPDIFLRR from the coding sequence ATGGCAATCTCGCGGCAGCGGCTGTACCAGATCGTACCGCGGCTGATCCTGTCCGGTGCGGTATCGGCAGCGCTGCTCGGCGTGCTGATCCACTTCAGCCTTTCTTCCGCCGAACCGGCGATCTGGTCCAGCCTGGTCGGGATCCTGAGTTCGTTTTCGCTCTGGTTCGTCCTGCTCTACACCGTGCTGTTGCTGATCAGATCGGTTCTGCAGGCACTGCGCTATCGCATGCTGCTGCTCACCGCCGAGGGGACGGCCCCGTCGCTCTTTCATCTGCTGCTGGTGACCATGAGCCGCAACATGTTCGTCGATATGCTGCCGGCCCGGCTCGGCGAATTGATCTATATCGCCATGCTCAACCGCGGTTATCGGGTGAGCGCCCAGGCCTGCGTGTCTTCGCTCGCCATCAGTTTCGTCTTCGACCTGGTCGCTCTTGCCGTTCTCATCGTGGTCCTGCTTTTCGGCCAGCTGTTCGCCGGTAACCTGCAACCGTGGCTGGCCGGGGCGCTGGTGGTCCTGATGCTCCTGATCGGCGTGCTGCTGGTGCTGCTCTTTCCAACCCTGGCGGTAATGACGCGGTTGCTGAAAAAACGAGTCTCCACCGCCGGCCGCATGATGGAGCGACTGATAGGTCTGCTCGAGAGGATCCGGCAGGCCCTCGACGACACCCGGCACGCCGGTATTGCCGGCCGAGTGCTCGGCTTGTCCGTCGGTATCCGGATTGCCAAATACCTGGGGATGTATTGTCTGTTCGCCGGCGTGGTGCAGACAGCGTTCCCCGAACTGACTACTCGCCTCCTCGTGGTCCTGCCGGCCTTGATCGGCGCCGAGGCCGGCGCCAGCCTGCCGGTTCCCGCCTTCATGGGGTTCGGCACCTACGAGGCGGCGGGCATGCTGGCGCTGGTGGCGCTCGGGGCGACCCAGGCCACCTCCTTTCTGGTCATGCTGGCCATGCACGTGATCAGCCAGATGGTCGACTATCTGTTCGGCATTACCGGGGTGTTGCTCTTCTTGTTCAAATCGCAGGTCCTACCCCCGGTGGTTGGGGTCGGCAGAACCTCGCGCCGCTGGCCGGTGATCCTGCTGCTTTCGCTGTTGCTGGGCGCTGCCGTTCTCTTCGCGGCCTTCGAATACCGCAAGATCGCCAAGCGGGGGGCGATCCAGGCGCCGCCCCAGGGCGAGTCGGTGGCGCCGCAGGAACTGCCGGGCCGGGAGCTGCTCGGTGATCTCGATGGTTTTGTGGTGTGGAGCTCAAACCGCGCCGGCAGTCACGACATCTACCGGTTGTCGTTGCCTGACGGGCGGATCAGCAGGCTGACCAGCGATCCCCACACCGATTACTACCCGCGCATCTCCCCCGACGGGAAACGAATTGTCTTCGCCCGCTCCCACGAGCCGTGGGTCTCGCAGCGCAACGTCTACCCGTGGGACGTTTGGTTGCTCGACCTGGAGACCGGCGAAGAACGACGCATCGCCCGTAACGGCACGGTGCCCACCTGGTCCGGGGACGGCAAACGGGTCTTTTTTCAGCGCCAGGCCACCGAAGTGGTTGCATTGAACCTCGCCAGCGGCAAAGAGCAGGTCCTCTACAAAGCCGGCGATACGGTGGCCGTACCGCCCAAAACCGAGCTGCAGACGCCGGATCTGAGCCGCCGCGGCGACCGGCTTGCCGTAACCTTTCGCCAGACCATGCGGGCCACCGCCGTTGTCGAGCCGGACGGGACAACGAGGCAGATCGGCAAGGGCTGCCAGCTGAACTGGGGGCCGGATGACGCCTACCTGTACCGGATCGACGACGGTGGACGGATGGGCAACTCGCTGTATCGCATCGATCCCACGTCCTATGAGGCCACCCGCTGGTTCGACGCCCCCGGCGCCTGGAGCCACGAGTACTTCCCCCGGGTGGCGGCCACCGGCGACGTGTTGGTCTACGGTGCCAGCGCCGAGGGACACGAGCATGACACCGCCGACTATGAGATCTTCCTGTGGTTCATCGACCAGCCGGAGACACAGACGGTGCGCTTGACCTACCACACCGGCAACGACTGCTGGCCGGATATCTTCCTGCGCCGGTGA
- a CDS encoding TRAP transporter small permease — protein sequence MPSPEQRETGRWRVVRILIRAEETLLTLVLSAIIVLACYQILLRWLTQGGLLWLDPLLRYLVLWGGLLGAALATARDHHISMDVVGYLLNDRAARWLRLLTNLFSTVVAFFLVRATFLFIRSEYEFGGSGLFLLPTWIWNLIFPLAFTAIFLHFLLNVLQVGASLVKRGPTAS from the coding sequence ATGCCCAGCCCTGAACAGAGAGAGACGGGCCGCTGGCGGGTGGTGCGGATCCTGATCCGAGCCGAGGAAACGCTGCTCACGCTCGTCTTGTCCGCCATCATCGTACTCGCCTGCTATCAGATCCTGCTGCGCTGGCTGACCCAGGGCGGGCTGCTCTGGCTGGATCCCCTGCTTCGTTATCTGGTGCTGTGGGGCGGCCTGCTCGGCGCGGCGCTGGCCACGGCCCGGGACCATCACATCTCCATGGACGTGGTCGGCTACCTGTTGAACGATCGGGCGGCTCGCTGGCTGCGGCTGCTGACCAACCTCTTTTCCACGGTGGTTGCCTTCTTTCTCGTCCGGGCCACGTTTTTGTTTATCCGCAGCGAATACGAATTCGGCGGCAGTGGGTTGTTTTTGTTGCCCACCTGGATCTGGAACCTGATCTTCCCCCTTGCCTTCACCGCTATTTTTTTGCACTTCCTGCTCAATGTCCTGCAGGTGGGTGCATCTCTTGTTAAACGAGGTCCGACCGCGTCATGA
- a CDS encoding UDP-glucuronic acid decarboxylase family protein: MTTQKRIAVTGGAGFLGSHLCEKLLGQGHEVLCIDNFFTGTKQNIIHLLDNPLFELIRHDVTFPLYIEVEEIYNLACPASPVHYQFDPVQTTKTSVHGAINMLGLAKRIKAKIFQASTSEVYGDPQVHPQPESYWGHVNPIGVRSCYDEGKRCAETLFFDYHRQHQLKIKVARIFNTYGPRMNVDDGRVVSNFIIQAIKNEPITVYGDGTQSRSFCYVDDLIEGFVRFMNSDDGFTGPVNLGNPREFSILELARTIVEITGSQSEIVFKELPADDPRQRRPEISLVRQKLGWEPLVSLESGLIPTIEYFRGLLMK, translated from the coding sequence ATGACAACACAAAAACGTATCGCCGTGACCGGCGGAGCCGGTTTCCTTGGCTCGCACCTGTGCGAGAAACTGCTCGGACAAGGGCATGAGGTGCTGTGTATCGACAACTTCTTTACCGGCACGAAACAGAATATCATCCATCTGCTTGACAATCCGCTGTTCGAGCTGATCCGTCACGATGTGACCTTCCCGCTCTATATCGAGGTGGAAGAGATCTACAACCTGGCCTGTCCGGCCTCACCGGTCCACTACCAGTTCGATCCGGTGCAGACCACCAAGACCTCGGTGCACGGCGCCATCAACATGCTCGGACTGGCCAAACGGATCAAGGCCAAGATCTTTCAGGCCTCGACCAGCGAGGTCTATGGTGACCCGCAGGTCCATCCGCAACCGGAGTCTTATTGGGGACACGTCAATCCTATCGGAGTTCGCTCTTGCTATGATGAAGGCAAGCGTTGTGCTGAAACATTGTTTTTCGATTATCATAGGCAACATCAATTGAAGATAAAGGTTGCCCGGATCTTCAATACTTACGGGCCGAGAATGAATGTCGACGATGGCAGGGTTGTGTCAAATTTCATCATCCAGGCCATCAAAAACGAACCGATTACCGTCTATGGCGACGGCACCCAGAGTCGCTCCTTCTGCTATGTCGATGATCTCATCGAGGGGTTTGTGCGATTCATGAATTCCGATGATGGGTTTACAGGTCCAGTGAATCTGGGTAACCCTCGTGAGTTCAGCATCTTGGAACTGGCCCGCACGATTGTTGAAATAACCGGTTCACAATCAGAAATAGTGTTCAAAGAGTTGCCAGCCGACGATCCTCGTCAGAGACGCCCGGAAATTTCATTGGTTCGCCAGAAGCTCGGTTGGGAACCGCTTGTTTCCCTCGAATCTGGGCTGATTCCCACAATTGAGTATTTTCGTGGCCTGCTCATGAAATAG
- a CDS encoding TRAP transporter TatT component family protein — MTDRRPVPNLLRYGAFLLLCGSLLLSGCTTLLTGTVIKPAVGNLQRQQDVELVCEGAAAYLLMIDSLIESAPDNRQLLLLGAQSYSGSIAALESCRAPLERRQALGEKAKLYGQRLLATLSPDDLSPQDPKSLDAALHVLTAGDALPLFWAASGWLAWIGQQQGAPAAMADLPIVEQLMAKTLELDETVQNGSAHLFFGVLYGTKPAMAGGDPERSRFHFERALELSGRSLLLVQASYAQTYARMVFDRELHDRLLQEVLDFPLEQQPEHTLLNQIAKRKARQLLAEDYFAGG, encoded by the coding sequence ATGACCGATCGTCGACCGGTGCCCAACCTCTTACGATACGGTGCTTTCTTGCTGCTGTGCGGCAGCCTGCTCCTGTCCGGCTGTACGACCCTGCTCACCGGCACCGTCATCAAACCGGCAGTGGGAAACCTGCAGCGCCAGCAAGACGTGGAGCTGGTGTGCGAGGGGGCCGCCGCCTACCTGTTGATGATCGACTCACTCATCGAATCGGCCCCGGACAATCGTCAGTTGTTGTTGCTCGGCGCCCAATCCTACAGCGGGTCGATCGCCGCCCTCGAGTCGTGCCGGGCACCGCTCGAACGACGCCAGGCCCTGGGAGAAAAAGCCAAGCTCTACGGCCAGCGCTTACTGGCGACGCTTTCGCCCGATGACCTGTCGCCGCAGGACCCGAAATCTCTCGACGCTGCCCTTCACGTGCTGACAGCCGGTGACGCCCTTCCCCTGTTCTGGGCCGCCTCCGGTTGGCTGGCCTGGATCGGGCAGCAGCAAGGGGCTCCGGCGGCCATGGCCGACCTGCCGATCGTCGAACAGCTGATGGCGAAAACCCTCGAACTCGATGAAACCGTGCAAAACGGCAGCGCCCATCTATTTTTCGGCGTCCTCTACGGAACCAAGCCGGCCATGGCCGGCGGCGACCCGGAGCGGAGCCGGTTCCATTTCGAACGCGCCCTGGAACTGTCCGGCCGGTCCCTGCTGCTGGTCCAGGCCTCTTACGCCCAGACCTACGCCCGGATGGTCTTCGACCGTGAGTTGCATGACCGCCTGCTGCAGGAGGTTCTCGATTTTCCGCTGGAACAACAACCGGAGCACACGCTGCTCAACCAGATCGCCAAGCGCAAGGCTCGCCAGCTCCTGGCCGAAGATTATTTCGCGGGGGGCTGA
- a CDS encoding gamma carbonic anhydrase family protein, protein MKQPFMNYQGNRPDLGDGVFLAPGSRVIGRVRIGRDSSVFYNSVVRGDVNGIVIGSRTNIQDNCTLHVTGRSGLSVGDGVTVGHNAILHGCSVGNNVLVGMGAIILDDAVIGEDSIVAAGSLVPPGKHYPPGSLIMGSPAAVIRPLRDDERERNRASAAHYVEVKDSHLRELAKAAADHPINR, encoded by the coding sequence ATGAAACAACCGTTCATGAACTATCAGGGCAACCGTCCGGATCTTGGTGACGGCGTCTTTCTCGCCCCCGGATCACGAGTTATCGGCAGGGTCCGGATCGGCAGGGACAGCTCGGTATTCTACAACTCGGTGGTGCGCGGCGATGTGAATGGCATCGTCATCGGCAGTCGCACCAACATCCAGGACAACTGCACCCTGCACGTCACCGGGAGAAGCGGCCTGAGTGTCGGTGACGGGGTGACCGTCGGTCACAACGCCATCCTGCACGGCTGCTCCGTCGGCAACAACGTGCTGGTGGGCATGGGGGCGATCATCCTTGATGATGCGGTGATCGGTGAGGATTCCATCGTCGCCGCCGGCAGCCTGGTCCCTCCCGGCAAGCACTATCCGCCCGGCTCCTTGATCATGGGCAGCCCGGCAGCGGTGATCCGGCCGCTGCGCGACGACGAGCGGGAACGCAACCGGGCCTCGGCGGCGCATTACGTGGAGGTCAAGGACAGCCATCTGCGCGAGTTGGCAAAGGCCGCTGCGGACCACCCGATCAATCGATGA
- a CDS encoding type II toxin-antitoxin system VapC family toxin → MNEAEVYLDTSAVLPFYREEPLSDCVQHFLNELQPPVVISDLTKVEIASALARWVRTKEIDEEQARLLETTIADDIEAGLFVVRPVASRHYLVAEKFIAARTTPIRTLDALHLACCSLFSLRLVTCDHLMHRSAEYFGIQSLLLTPASR, encoded by the coding sequence ATGAACGAGGCTGAGGTGTATCTCGACACATCAGCCGTTCTGCCTTTTTATCGGGAAGAGCCGCTGAGTGATTGCGTTCAGCACTTCTTGAATGAACTGCAACCGCCCGTTGTCATCAGTGACCTCACCAAGGTTGAGATCGCTTCCGCTCTTGCCCGTTGGGTGCGTACCAAAGAGATCGATGAAGAGCAGGCACGGTTGCTGGAAACCACTATTGCCGATGACATCGAGGCAGGCCTGTTTGTTGTCCGCCCGGTGGCCTCGCGCCATTATCTCGTTGCAGAAAAATTCATTGCCGCGCGAACCACACCCATCAGAACCCTGGATGCGCTGCATCTGGCCTGCTGTTCTCTCTTTTCGCTACGGCTCGTCACCTGTGATCATCTCATGCACCGGTCAGCGGAATATTTTGGTATTCAAAGCCTGCTCCTGACGCCAGCATCGCGCTGA
- a CDS encoding ABC transporter permease → MAKREIAAQYVGSFLGFVWTFIKPLVMICVFWFVFSVGFKSMPMGNIPFVVWLAAGLAPWFCFADIVTSSAVVVVGNSHLVKKTLFPSQILPIIKLLSGLITHAVFLSILFGLLISQKVPLSFYSLQFVYYLLCFSLLALGISWLVSALHVFVRDTAQIVAVVLQVGFWGTPIFWDIKMMPPSIQFWLKFNPFYYVVQGYRESFLEFVPFWHHTLHTLYFWAITLFILLAGAYVFRKLKPQFADVL, encoded by the coding sequence ATGGCGAAACGCGAGATAGCAGCACAGTACGTCGGCTCGTTTCTCGGGTTTGTCTGGACCTTTATCAAACCATTGGTCATGATTTGCGTGTTCTGGTTCGTTTTCAGTGTCGGTTTCAAATCAATGCCAATGGGCAACATTCCTTTTGTCGTATGGCTTGCCGCTGGTCTTGCGCCATGGTTTTGTTTTGCGGATATTGTCACTTCTTCCGCTGTTGTTGTTGTCGGCAATTCACACTTGGTCAAGAAGACACTCTTTCCATCGCAAATTCTTCCCATTATTAAATTGCTCTCAGGTTTGATCACCCACGCGGTATTCCTCTCGATTCTGTTTGGACTTTTAATCTCACAAAAGGTTCCATTGTCGTTTTATTCTCTGCAGTTTGTCTATTATTTGCTTTGTTTTTCATTGCTCGCTCTCGGAATCTCCTGGCTCGTCTCAGCTTTGCATGTTTTTGTTAGGGATACCGCTCAAATCGTTGCAGTTGTCCTGCAGGTCGGTTTTTGGGGAACCCCTATATTTTGGGATATTAAAATGATGCCGCCGTCAATACAGTTCTGGCTGAAGTTCAATCCGTTCTATTACGTGGTGCAGGGATATCGGGAATCATTTCTGGAGTTTGTCCCATTTTGGCACCACACCTTGCATACGCTCTATTTTTGGGCAATTACCCTGTTTATCCTGCTTGCCGGAGCTTATGTATTCCGCAAGCTCAAGCCGCAATTTGCCGATGTGCTGTAA
- a CDS encoding OmpA family protein translates to MMGMRQAIRLLVAASVCLLLIGGCGKKDVDMKPEGNLLGGAAEQSGQPDAGTFTSGDLESLEKTGVNPLLPDTTSDEYKAVYGRSTAPLYPVFFSFDSSVIEPDQYDNLNSSGAHLLVNAQARLVVEGNCDERGTADYNMALGELRALNVKKYLVNLGVAESRIKTISYGSERPLYPGHDEESWAMNRRVDLVMP, encoded by the coding sequence ATGATGGGCATGCGACAAGCAATCAGGCTGTTGGTGGCGGCGAGCGTCTGTCTGCTGCTGATCGGTGGATGCGGGAAAAAGGATGTGGACATGAAGCCGGAGGGCAATCTGCTCGGCGGTGCCGCCGAGCAGAGCGGCCAACCCGATGCGGGGACGTTTACGTCCGGTGATCTGGAATCGCTGGAGAAGACCGGCGTCAACCCGTTGCTCCCCGATACCACCTCCGATGAATACAAGGCGGTCTACGGCCGGTCGACAGCCCCCCTGTATCCGGTCTTCTTCAGCTTCGACAGCAGCGTGATCGAGCCGGATCAGTATGACAACCTGAACAGCAGCGGCGCCCACCTGCTGGTCAACGCGCAGGCCCGGCTGGTCGTCGAAGGCAATTGCGACGAGCGCGGCACCGCCGATTACAACATGGCTCTGGGCGAACTTCGGGCGCTCAATGTCAAAAAATACCTGGTCAATCTCGGCGTTGCCGAGAGCCGGATCAAAACCATCAGCTACGGCTCCGAGCGGCCACTCTACCCCGGCCACGACGAGGAATCCTGGGCGATGAACCGCCGCGTTGATCTGGTGATGCCGTAA
- a CDS encoding TRAP transporter large permease, which translates to MTKVLAIVLALIGTPLFIVIAALALLSFSSVGIDPSVVIIEMTRLGDTPLLVSLPLFIFAGTLLSESGAPGRILALSRLLLGWLPGGLAVVSLIVCAVFTAFTGASGVTIFALGGLLLPALLKDGYSERFSLGLITSSGSLGLLFPPSLPLILYGVVAETRIDQLFLAGLVPGLLMLILLCGYAIRSGADIRRDHHSQRLDPRQVLRRSIWELPLPFIILGGIYGGFLVASEAAAVTALYVLVVEVFVYRDIALSRLPALMGRSMMLFGGILVILAASMASTNFLVDQQVPSRLFAFISGYIDSKYTFLLLLNIFLLIVGSFLDIFSALILVVPLILPIAAGYEISPIHLGIIFLTNLQIGYSTPPVGLNLFLASYRFRRPVFQLYRATLPFLGLLLITLLLITYFPWFSLAFID; encoded by the coding sequence ATGACCAAGGTGTTGGCCATCGTCCTCGCCCTGATCGGGACCCCGCTGTTCATCGTCATCGCCGCCCTGGCACTGTTGTCGTTTAGTTCCGTGGGCATCGACCCGTCGGTGGTGATCATCGAGATGACCCGGCTCGGCGACACACCCCTGCTCGTGTCGCTGCCGCTTTTCATTTTTGCCGGGACCCTGCTCTCGGAAAGCGGCGCCCCGGGGCGTATCCTCGCCCTGTCACGGCTGCTGCTCGGCTGGCTGCCGGGCGGGCTGGCTGTCGTCTCGCTCATCGTGTGCGCGGTTTTCACCGCCTTTACCGGAGCCTCCGGGGTGACCATCTTTGCCCTGGGTGGCCTGTTGCTGCCGGCGCTGCTGAAAGACGGGTATTCCGAACGGTTCTCGCTCGGCTTGATCACTTCGTCGGGCAGTCTCGGGCTCCTGTTCCCGCCGAGCCTACCGCTCATTCTCTACGGCGTGGTCGCCGAAACCAGGATCGACCAGTTGTTTCTGGCCGGCCTGGTGCCCGGCCTGCTCATGCTGATTTTGCTGTGCGGCTATGCCATCAGGTCAGGCGCGGACATCCGCCGCGACCACCACAGCCAGCGGCTCGACCCGCGGCAGGTCCTGCGCCGGAGCATCTGGGAGCTGCCGCTGCCGTTCATCATTCTCGGCGGCATCTATGGCGGTTTTCTGGTGGCGAGCGAAGCGGCGGCGGTTACCGCCCTCTACGTGCTGGTGGTCGAGGTGTTTGTCTACCGGGATATTGCGTTGTCCCGGCTGCCGGCCCTGATGGGCCGGTCCATGATGCTGTTCGGCGGCATTTTGGTGATTCTGGCCGCCTCGATGGCCTCTACCAACTTCCTGGTGGACCAGCAGGTGCCGAGCCGGCTCTTCGCGTTCATCAGCGGCTATATCGACAGCAAGTATACCTTTCTGCTGCTGCTCAACATCTTCCTGCTGATCGTCGGTTCCTTTCTCGATATCTTCTCCGCCCTGATCCTCGTGGTTCCGCTCATTCTACCCATCGCTGCCGGCTACGAGATCAGCCCCATTCATCTCGGCATCATCTTTTTGACCAATCTGCAGATCGGCTACTCGACACCGCCGGTGGGCCTCAACCTGTTTCTCGCCTCCTACCGGTTCCGGCGGCCGGTTTTTCAGCTCTACCGGGCCACCCTGCCATTTCTCGGCCTGCTGCTGATCACCCTGCTGCTGATCACCTATTTCCCCTGGTTCAGCCTGGCCTTCATCGATTGA